ACAAACATCAGACTTTCCAAGTAGTTTAAGTTTACACTTCTGGTTCTTTAGTGAAGGATATAATCAAGGTCACCCTAATGTTAACCAGATGACATAAATATCTGAGAGCAGTGACCTTGTTTATAAACAAAGGCGGCTTGAATATTGTACAGTTTATTTGTAGTGATTCAGCAACAACGTTGACAAGGTCCAGCAATTCTGAGCAGTTGAATTATGGTGCTGTCAGTTATTTCTCTAACTGAGAGACTTGAGTGTCTGCAGCTCAGAAGCTGGCATTGTAATGCTGGTATCCTTTTACGTCACTAATTCTATTTTCTGTTGTTTCCCTCTTATAGCATGAAAGACTTTCCAGGTAAGATTTTCAGCAAACTTTTCTTAAAGCATGCATTTTAATAATGCTATTTGCCATTTTTTGAATGAAAAATGTTTTCTCCTGCTGATGAAGTTAGAACCAGCCCTCCTGTAAAAATTTCAAAAACTATCAATGGTACCATGATCTTGAagtcctttctctttccccaaaTCAAATTTATATTATCAGTGAGTGGAAAAGGGGGTAAATATTTCATCCAACTGAGGGCAGAATTTCTTTCCCACATCTTTCCTTTCTACCTGCATGGAGAGCAATACTTGTAGGGAAGAATTTATACGTTGCATGTGTTGGGGCATCTTTTCCGTAACGATCCCACattattgggtgtgtgtgtgaaatctgTCTGGAGAAATGCAGTGTCATGAGACCGAGTGAAGGGGCTTTTTCATAGTGTGTTCTGGCATGACATCTGTCTCCAGGTTGGACGCTGCAAGTTCAACTGCTGGCACCAGTGATAGCTATGGTGATCGGCCCTCAGGCCGCAGCAGTGCCTACACCAGGAGAGAGAATCGCTTGGCCGCCCTCAGCAGCAGAACCGAGGATGACAGTAGCAGGGATTATAAAAAAGTAGGTCATAGAAATGGGCAATGAGGAGTCTTTCTTCCTTACCATCTTTAATAATTTATCAACAGCTTATATATATCTGAGTTTGGTGCATTAATGCACCCATTCTGGGTACCTTCCATGGGTTTGCTTTGAGTGGCTTAAGGTAGGTAACTATCTTCTACTCATTTTCCTACCTGTAGAATTAAatatgtaagcctctttgagccaCCATTGATGGTGGGTGGAATGTAAATATGCTGTACTGTAAACCTGAATTTAATGTATGGGTATCTGAAAAACTTCTCAGCTTTGTGCATAACTAGCTCAAAATATCAGATAGAAGTGTTGGTGAAATTAGAAGTTGAAATTAGTGGCAGATAGGGTTCTATCTGTGGGCCAGATGCTAAGCAAAGTAATctcaaacatttaaaaatagtaaTAGTTGAAAGGCAAAAGGAATTACCTGTATGGTATGCTGAGtatcgccctgacctggctagcctgatctcgtcagatctcagaagttaaacagagttggccctggctagtatatggatgggtgaccaccaaggaatacctgggttgtgatgcggaggcaggcagtggcaaactactcCCAAAcgcctcttgctttgaaatcactacggggttgccataaatcagatatgacttgacgacaataaataaataaatgctgagtATCACTTCAAATTAGAATCCATCAGGTTGATAAGAACCCCTGATTGTCTCTCATGGAAGCCTTGGGCATAATAGATGGTCTTTGAGTGTATCTAGGATGTACTATTTGGCTTTGCCTTCATCCCATATGGGCTGAAAGGGCATACCCTGGAGTGGTGCAGCACTCCCATAAGTCTGTGTATTGTAGGGAAGATCAGCAATGGTTGATAAGTAAACATTAGAGAAATTTGCCTCTGATATGCTTCTGAAATGCCTCAGCTTCCTCAGAACAGAGTTTGAAAACCACTTTGTCAAAGCACAGGAGATGTAGACGTACGTGTATGGTTGACATTCTGTgcttttgatttgtttttaacCTTCTCTCCTTAAAAGAAGACGAATTCCCAGTGATATTGGCAGTTAAAATAGTCTGTTGACCAGCAGTCTGGGTCACAGTGGCAGATTGGAAGAACATAGCCATTATACAACCATTGGTGTTTCAAAAGATGAAGTCAGATACTGAGGGAGATTTGCAATTGTCTTTTTGCCATTCAGCTGTATGAGAGTGCCCTGGCTGAAAATCAAAAGTTGAAGTCAAAACTACAAGATGCCCAGGTGGAGATTGTCGATATCAAATCAAAGTTGGACAAAGTAGCACAGGTGAGAATATGTGAGAATAAAAAGTACTATAATACTGAGAATGCAGGAAAGAAGACTGTGGTTTTGTTTAACCCTTTATAATAAGGAGTTCCTGGCATTTGAGAAGGATTATTGTTGCTTctcagacaaaaaaaaagaaaagaaagaaaagaaaagaaaaacggaAGTACTTGGTGCAGTAACAGATGTCACTATTTTTTaacaattatatatttttaaacaattataacaattttctttttaaataactttaattACACATAGATGACCTCCCCAAGGTGTGCTTCAGAAGCAGCATTGTAAAGCTGTCGTTTCTTTCCTCCCAACTTCTCCAATGTTACTTACAAATTGCCAATTTCTCTCCATGAGCCCCTAATCTTCACCCTCCACATCCCATTTACCTTGTTGCTTCAGTAGGATGTTGATGAGAGCGCCCCCCCCAAAGCATCTTGGAATCTGTTTCTGCAATGCCCAAGGCAACGAGTTGCACCTTGGGAAGTGTAATCTCTGAAGTGCATCATAATGTAACGTCAAGCAACTTCccgactacatttcccagcatgcATCTTGGCTGTAGCAgcagaagaagggggagggagaaagagcccACTGGCTGGCTACCAGCTTGCTTTCTGCAGTTGAGCATCCTCAACGTATATGATCTTGGGAGCATTTGAGGAGGTAGTTGGAGTTCATGGGAAAGGCCCAGAAATTACGAACAAGTTTAGAACGCTCAAGGAAAAGATTTCCCCCACAGGAGTTCTTCGCTGTTGCATGTAATTTGTTGTGCCCTTTGCAGTATGCATGTAGGTGTTGGAGCCAGAGAAGAATTCAGGGTAAtaatgcttttcaacctgttgaAGTTTGTATTTCAAGTCCAGGGAATATGAATTTCAGAAGTAATTATAGTGTCtgtatagttttttaaaaaaactgtttttcATTTCAATAGCAGAAGCAAGAAAAAACCTCTGACCGTTCAAGCATGCTTGAAATGGAAAAGCGGGTATGTATTTCTGCTTTCCAGTATCTGTTTCCTTATTTAGCTTGACTGTGGAGTGCATTTTGGAAAGGAAATGCTATTTCAGAAAGCGGATTCAGTTCCTGCTCTGAGAATTCTTAGGTAACACTCAACTCCTGAGCAGTTTTACTTCTCAGACTTGTCTATCAGCATATTTGCTCACTGTAAACCGTTCCATTTCTACTGCATAATAAAATGCTGCTATTTAATAAATTCCCAGTTCATGCCCGCCTAGGAACTTAAGTCATCTGTTGAGGACCTTTTCTCTGGTGGATTCCAGCCTGATTATTTTCCTGGTTGCTGATCTTTATTTTTAAgatgtccagttaaaagaattatATTCAACCAGGTATTTGTTTAAAGGGTTGTATTTTTGCAGGACTAAAGGCAGCATGCACATGCTCTATATAATGGGACTCAGAAATTACCGTCCCAGTAAAGTAGTTGATGCCTAATCTATCTACATATTGATCATATTTTTATCAAGCCTGTCCTTGAAGAATAGTGATTGACCAAGTTTACCCAGTTAATGACAGTGTAAAGATTTGAAACTGGTCAGTTCTGCAACTGTACCCTCTAACTAGAAAGGTCTCACAGACTTTTATTTTGCTTACTTGATATATAATAGTTTAATGTTTTAAAGTTGCTGTAATGTATATAGTTTTTAATCTGTTATGCACCTAACAATGGATTTATAGCTATTTTAAACAAATTACACAAATAACTGTGAAATTCACCTGGTGGCCCACTCAGGCTATTGGGGTACCCTGTGATTCTTGATATCAatttatctaattctcaacatagccagatctgtggatacttaaatccagagaataGAGCCATGAACAGATCTTTCTACTAACCTGAAAaaatgtcccaggtttgcagaaaaatctaaaattatatatatgtgtgtgtataatttttaCAGGGTTTTATCCTTCAAGCCTTAGTTTCCGTCAGTAAAAggggcttttgagggaggactgaTTGGGGCCAGTCCTACCAGCAACCGCCAGACGACTtgataccacatgacttgcatgaaTCAGCAGAACTGGCTGCTTGCAGCTGTTCAAaagtctctctctcgctctctttcacacacacatatacacaaaagccagtgtggtgtagtggttagagtttcaaactaggatatgggcgacccaggttcaaagtaccactctggcatggaagctcagTGATTGATCTTGGGACAGTTACACATTCTCCGCCTAACTTACATcaaagggtagttgtgaggataaaatggagaagaggagaatgatgtcagcagctttgggtcctctgaggcgaaagggggggggttataaatgaagtaaataaataatgagtaTAGCTGATGATGAGAGGCAGATAAAGGGCTGCTTtgttgatgggtgggaaggagagaaggaggtgaGGATATAGaggttgccaggagaagggaaagaggaaataatgtggggaaggggatacaggggcaAATGAGGtgctccctgcaagtccttgcagattcTGCATCAGTGGCCAGCCCTGTGCAACTGGCCATAATTTTCCTGAAGAGGGGcttccagggggagggaaagaaggaaagcaaaAGATAGGGGcatataaaggtaggttggctgggggcggggggagaaggaagcaggaaaagggcaggggctatgggggctttcagggaagagacaggaaatagtgggggagggaaaatttgATGCCCTtcccaagtccttgtgggtcctccACTTATATGGCTGTTTCCCAGATATCATCACACAAGATCATGGTTGTGAAAATATTGTTCCTAAACAGGAAAAACGAGCCCTTGAGCGGAAACTTTCTGAAATGGAAGAGGAAATGAAGGTATGAAAAATTCTGTGCTAGTATTCTTTTCTGTACTGAGTAGTGTCATTACACAAGAATCTTGAAGGGGGCAAAGTGTCACATCTCATAAAAACCTTATTGTTGAATGAATATTTTAACATCATACTGCCCTCTGTTGGTTATCCTCTGTATTCCTTTTTAGCTGAAAGCATATTCCAAGCCTTAGTTTCGAGCTTTTTGTTTTGCAGTATTTATATACAAGTTATTATAATTGTTATCCAAGCCTATCTTATGCTTAAAAGAAGCTGCAGTTGCCTTCTGGCATCATTTAGCTGAGCGATGGCTACCCTTCCAAATGTCGTCATGGTGTGATAAAATGTTCTCCAGTGCTTCACTTGTAAGGAGAAATGTTTTCCATTCGCAGGAGACATATTCTGAGCTTTAATATTGCGTCTCCTTTGGATTTTGCATGTAACGGCTTGGATTTGCCTGACTGTGTGTGCTCCTTACTGCTAAATGGTGACACATTTGTTACAGAGCCTGACTACTTTTGAAGGAATCCATTTGGGCTGCAAAGTAAACCGTAACAATCCGTAGCTAACCATGTGCAGAACTGTGTGGCCCCCTGAGAATGCAGTAGTTGTCTGTCCCTGCCTTAGTGAATGAACTTTAGCTTACAGGTAGCCTTGTACAGGTAAACACTAATGCTGAGCTTAATGTTTGACCTTGGAATTTTTTTCatgtggggggggtgtctcctgAATTTTTCACCAGGGCTACCTCTTTCGTGCCTGTTAACCATCCTGGCTTGCTATTGAATTGTCATTATTTCCACCTCCCTTTTTTAAATCATTGTCCCTTTCAttcaagcaaaaaaacaaaaaccctgtcaTGTAGCCAGTAAAATTTGGCAGGCAGCCAGTGTCTCACTGAAGGCAAATGAAGCTAACACAAAGTAAGAGCTTGTGTTAGCTTTGTTTGCCAGTGCAAATCCTAACACAAACTCTTACACATGCACGCCTGAAactgccgtctactgaatcagacccttggtccatcaaagtcagtattgtcaatgcagactggcagcggctctccagggtctcaggtagaggtctttcacctcacctacttgcctagtccctttaataggagatcatagaatcatagagttggaagggaccaccagggtcatcaagtccaaccccctgcacaatgcaggaaattcacaactacctcccccccacaccctactgaccaaaagatgcccaagatgccctccctctcatcatctgcctaaggtcatagaatcagcattgctgacagatggccatctaacctcttcttaaaaacctccagggaaggagagcttaccacctcctgaggaagcctgttccactgaggaactgctctgttagaaaattcttcctaatgtctagaccagtggtcggcaaaccgtggctccagagccgcatgcagctctttggccccttgagtgcagctcccCGCCTCACCCCCCCCCGGCCGTCGGCTGAGCGGCTCCTTCGCATCCCTGCGCCCAACCAGGCAGAGGTGCCACGCTCCCGCCGGGGTCCAGCTcaccccaggcgggaggagccagcaggtgaGCGGGAGGTGGTGCCCCGTCCCCCcgtcctcccctcctctctctctcccgtggggagggatcagaggcggtgGGGAGAGGCGGTGGccggccgcccaggctgctgctgcaagtgggggggagaggcaggctctgcCTCAGTCTGGGCCGGAGTGGGCTGCGCGCCCCGTGCACTCCCGCTACCGCCGCTGCCTCGCccagccggcccaggaaggagccagcaggcgagcgggaggtggcaccccctcccccagccttccctcctctctctctctctctccggtggggagggatcagaggcggcgaGGAGAGGCGGCGGCCGGCCGCCCAGGCGGGGGagagaggcaggctccgcctcacGCTGGGCAGGAGCGAGCTGCGCGCCCCGTGCGCTCCCGCTGCCACCGCAGCCTCGCCCAGCcggcccgggaaggaggggagggcggcggcagtggggcgcagggggggaatccctcccggaCTGCAGAGCAGGCCACCCATTgcgtggggttggggggagatagcGGCGGCGACGGGGCGTGATTTGCACGAGATCACTCTGGAGGCATAGAGTCGGTGGCTGCTGTGTTGGGGCTGAATGGGAGATACAGCATTTGTTGAGGGcaggcagacactggggctccttCCACCCCACTCCCATTGCTAACCTAGTAAAAAATCTCAGTTGCAGGAGTTGGGCGACCCTAATggtgttatttatgttgatgggacttaataaaagcgagctgaaggctccataaataactgcagggtgggggaaatgatggggaaagcaagctgatttcctgccccctctttcttctccctttatttgtttaggtggctctcaaaagaaatctcaatcgttgtactgttgatatttggctctgttgactaatgagtttgccgaccactggtctagacggaaactcttttgatttaatgtcaacccgttggttctggtccggccttcttgggcaacaggaaacaactcagcaccatcttctatatgacagcccctcaaatacttgaacatacttgaacatggttatcatatcccctctcagtcttctcttcaggctaaacatacccagctccttcagcctttcctcataggacttggtgtccagacccctcatcttctttgttgccctcctgggctggggatgctggggactgaacctgggaccttctgcattccaagcaggtgccctaccacagagccacagcccctcccaactttGTGTTAGCTTCATTTGTCCTCAGTGACATGGGCCATCTGCCAAATCTTACT
This Euleptes europaea isolate rEulEur1 chromosome 2, rEulEur1.hap1, whole genome shotgun sequence DNA region includes the following protein-coding sequences:
- the PPP1R12B gene encoding protein phosphatase 1 regulatory subunit 12B isoform X7; this translates as MSSLYTRSKEYTRNRKSQSDSPPSSPSPIAKTLRHERLSRLDAASSTAGTSDSYGDRPSGRSSAYTRRENRLAALSSRTEDDSSRDYKKLYESALAENQKLKSKLQDAQVEIVDIKSKLDKVAQQKQEKTSDRSSMLEMEKREKRALERKLSEMEEEMKVLTDLKSDNQRLKDENGALIRVISKLSK